In Salarias fasciatus chromosome 20, fSalaFa1.1, whole genome shotgun sequence, a single window of DNA contains:
- the tsr2 gene encoding pre-rRNA-processing protein TSR2 homolog — protein MAASMAPREMFKEGVRAVLHTWPVLQIAVDNGFGGMYGQQKADWMVDAVQQYFHDNADLDQCEVEDFLSELMDQEFDTVVDDGSLPQVSLRLVQMFSQYQQGALQQLGHTISTLTQNRNQRAKVTAPAAQSDEESDGEETQVMECESSAPSGSRTDPPPPPPPPQEEDDGWTVVRKKK, from the exons ATGGCAGCCTCCATGGCTCCACGTGAGATGTTCAAGGAGGGAGTGCGCGCGGTTCTGCACACATGGCCGGTTCTACAG ATCGCGGTGGATAACGGGTTCGGAGGCATGTACGGGCAGCAGAAAGCCGACTGGATGGTGGACGCGGTCCAGCAGTacttccatgacaacg ctgatCTGGATCAGTGTGAGGTGGAGGACTTCCTCTCTGAGCTGATGGACCAGGAGTTTGATACAGTGGTGGATGATGGAAGTTTacctcag gtgtccCTCCGCCTGGTGCAGATGTTCTCTCAgtaccagcagggggcgctgcagcagctgggacaCACCATCAGCACTCTGACACAGAACAGGAACCAGAGGGCAAAGGTCACTGCTCCGGCAGCTCAGTCTGATGAGGAGAGCGATGGCGAGGAGACGCAG gtgatgGAGTGTGAATCTTCGGCTCCTTCAGGCAGCAGAAcagacccccctcctcctcctcctcctcctcaggaggAAGACGACGGCTGGACGGtggtgaggaagaagaagtgA